One Methylocystis iwaonis genomic window, AGAGCCCGTAACCCGCCAGAAAGGCCGGCACGGCGAGGGCGACCTGGCCTGAAAGCTCGGTCGGGTTCAAGGATTCGGGAAGCTGCTGGTCGCGCCGCATATTGTCGAGCAATATGAAGGCGCGGGCGCGGATCGGGTTCAGAGCCTCGTCGAGCGAGCCATTGCTGACGGAGGCGACGACGAGCCACAGGATGACGGCGAAGGCGATCGCGCCCCCGGCGGCGAGACAGGCCCAGCTCGAAAAATTCGCCCGGATCAGATCGCGGCCGCCTCGCGGCGCGCCCGACGCCGCATAGGCGGCGAGCCAGGCCGGGCCGGCGACCAGCAAGCCATAGCCCATGCCCACGATAGGGTGGGGGTAGATCGAGAGGATCAGCGTCGCGAGGATCGCCGAGGTCGCGCCGTGGATGATTCCGAAGCCAAAGGCCACGATGAGGATCGGCAGCGGCGCGAGATGGGCGAAGATCAGCCCGCCGACGCCGCCGCGCGTGACGACGAGCGCGATCGTCGCGGCGGCGAGGCCAGCGAGGATCGAAACGCCGATATTCTGCAGCGAAAACACGCTCTTGTCTGGCACGGGCGTCAGCTTCCGGGTCGAAGTCCGCGGCCCGCCCGCGGGATACGGCGCGGTCAAGCCAAAAAGCGCCGATACGGCCTCTCGGCCGGCGACGCATCGCGTGCTTTTAGTCCGGCGCGGGCGGAAGGGCAAGGGCGAGCGTCGCGGTCGCCTTTTAGAAAAATTCAAAACTGGAAGCGAACAACGGCTCAGCCCAGACGTTTGAATCACACGGGCCGCGATAGGTGGCGGCCTTGCAGGAGGAAGGCTCATGATGCTGCCGCAGACGGTCGCCATTGCCGCGCTCGCCTTGGCTGCAACGCAGGTTTCAGCTCTGGCTCACGCTTATCTGATCGACTCGGTTCCGGCGAAGAGGCAGGAGGTGATGCATCCGTTGTCGCGGATCAAGCTGGCCTTCTCGGCAACGGCCGACGCGCATTTCTCGGTCGTGAAGCTCACCGACGACAAGGGCGCCGTGATCGCCGAGACGACGCAGCAAACAGCCTCGCGAGAAATGACCCTTCCAGCGCCGGCGCTGAAGCCGGGGCCCTATCAAATTCGTTACCGGGTGCTATCGACCGACGGCGATATTGTGGAAGGAAAGGTAGATTTCGTGGTGCGCGCCGCGGCGGACCCGGCGCGGGATTTCCAGGATGAGCGGCCGCAAAGTTGAGGCGGCCGGCCGGCTCCTCGCCGCGCGCCCTGTCCTATGATAGGTTACGCGCGAGGAGCCGTCGCTCAATGCCGTCGACCATCACCAAAGCCGCCGAGGGATATTACCGCCGCGCCTTCACGGTCGACGAGATTGTCGCCATGCAGGACGCCGGCATCATTTCCGAAGATGAGAATTTTGAGCTGATCGAGGGGGAAATTGTCCCCATGGGGCCGAAGTATTCTGCGCATGAGCTGATCAAATCCGAGCTCGGCATGGCGCTTTCCAAATCGTGTCCGGACACTTTGAGGATCGGCTTCGAAAGCTCCTTCTTCTTGTCTGCGAGCACTTTCGTCGAACCGGACATCGCGGTCTATTCCAAGAGACTCCGGACCCAGGACGTTCGCGGCCCCGATATTCTGCTCGCCATCGAAGTCGCCGCCTCCAGCCTCGCCTATGATCTCAACTTGAAGGCCAAACTCTACGCGCGCCATGGCGTGCGCGAATATTGGGTCATCGACGCCAATGAGCGCGTGGCCTTCGTCCATCTTGGCCCGAGCGAAACGGGCTGGGGCAGCGTGACTCGCAAGGCGCCGGAAGAGGTTCTCCGCAGCGCCGCCGTTCCGGATTTCAAATTCCGGCTCGTCGACGCCTGAGGCTCACAACTCCCGTAGCTCCGGTCCCGGGCGACGCGACAGAACGCGCCAGGTGCCCGCAAGGCCGAGCGCGATCGTGACCGCGAGCGCCGCCGCGGTTGTCGCCGCCACGGCGCCCACCGGGAAAACGAAGTCGATCTTCATCAGCATGGTCGTCATGGCGAAGGCCGCGCCTGCGCCCGCAAGGAGCGCAATCAGCGAGGCGACGAGCCCGACGAGGCCGAATTCCAGCGCATAGGTCGTCGCAAGCCATCCACGCGTCGCGCCCAGGGTCTTCAGCACCACGGCGTCATGCAGCCGCGCCCGCTGACCGCTCGCAACGGCGCTGGCGAGGGCGAGAATAGCCGTGACGATCGCGAGCCCAGCCGCCGCCCGGGCGGCGAGCGCCAATTGCCCGGCGATTTTATCGACCGCCTGCAAAGCGTCCTTCACGCGCACCGACACGATCATTGGGAAGCGCTTCGCCGCCTCGCGCGCGAGGCGCGCGTCCATCGCGTCGCGCGCGGCGACGCTCGGCGCGCCATAGGAGATGGTGAAAAGCTCCATGTAAGGCGCCGCCGCAAAAGTGCTGGGCGAAAACACCATCACGAAATTGATGCCGAAGCTGCGCCAGTCGACTTTGCGCAGGCTGGTAATCTTCGCGACTGTCTCGCGGCCCAGCACATTCACCTTGATCTCGTCGCCCAGCGAAAGTCCGAGCCCCTCCGCGACCCGCTCCTCGAGCGAGACCAGCGGCGGGCCATTGTAATCCGCCGGCCACCATTCGCCCGCGGCGAGGCGAGAATTTGCCGGTAGGTCGGTCGAGAAGGTCACGCCGCGATCGCCGTCGAGCGCCCATTTGGCGTCCTCCGCGACGGTTATTTTCTCGACGGGAACGCCCTTCATCTCGATGATGCGGCCCCGCATCATCGGCACATGCTCGATCTTGGCGCCCGGCGCCTGCTCGGCCAGAAAGGCGGCGAAAGCCGGCGCCTCCGCTTTCGGCGCGTCAATGAAATAGAAATTGGGGATTTCCCCGGCGTCGGCGCGCGCGAGCTCATTGTGGATCGAGCCTTCGACGAGCGCGAGGGCGACGAGCAAGGTCTGGGTCAGGCCGATCGAGACGACGAGCGCCGGCGTGAGGCTCTTTGGCCGCCAGATATTGGCGAGGGCGAAACGCACACGCGCATCGCGCGGACGCGGCACGGCGCGGGCCGCGCGCATGGTGAGCCAGGCGGCTCCGCGTAAGGCTCCGAAGGCGAGGGCGGCGGCCCCGACATAAGCGAGCCCCAGCTTGAGATCGGGAGAGG contains:
- a CDS encoding ABC transporter permease, whose amino-acid sequence is MAGARFRSLPFGLRFALRDLLGDPRGFSIFFACIVIGVAAISGVSGLSRSLSQGLAREGRTILGGDASFSVTARELTPEQQAFFQARGRLSEISLMRAMARRDDGEAAMIEIKAVDPATYPAFGAVALDPAVSLAEALAEKDGVDGIAVDPILLARLDVKLGDTLLIGNSRMRLRAQLMSEPDKLAGGVGFGPRVMMTRKALVAAGLVSPGSVVRNATRITLNGNASDEEVKAFAKAADAAFPQAGWDLRTRDAVSPQFSRNLDRFTQLLTLVALTALVAGGAGVANAVQGFVERKRMQFAVLKALGATGSHVFVIALAQVLAAAVFAILLGLAVGAVIPVAAAETLKQLAELPVSASLDLRGASFGALYGLLVTLIFALVPLGRAHEVPVAALLRDDTRSIKLTRYRAGAWAAAALLAALIILSSPDLKLGLAYVGAAALAFGALRGAAWLTMRAARAVPRPRDARVRFALANIWRPKSLTPALVVSIGLTQTLLVALALVEGSIHNELARADAGEIPNFYFIDAPKAEAPAFAAFLAEQAPGAKIEHVPMMRGRIIEMKGVPVEKITVAEDAKWALDGDRGVTFSTDLPANSRLAAGEWWPADYNGPPLVSLEERVAEGLGLSLGDEIKVNVLGRETVAKITSLRKVDWRSFGINFVMVFSPSTFAAAPYMELFTISYGAPSVAARDAMDARLAREAAKRFPMIVSVRVKDALQAVDKIAGQLALAARAAAGLAIVTAILALASAVASGQRARLHDAVVLKTLGATRGWLATTYALEFGLVGLVASLIALLAGAGAAFAMTTMLMKIDFVFPVGAVAATTAAALAVTIALGLAGTWRVLSRRPGPELREL
- a CDS encoding Uma2 family endonuclease, translated to MPSTITKAAEGYYRRAFTVDEIVAMQDAGIISEDENFELIEGEIVPMGPKYSAHELIKSELGMALSKSCPDTLRIGFESSFFLSASTFVEPDIAVYSKRLRTQDVRGPDILLAIEVAASSLAYDLNLKAKLYARHGVREYWVIDANERVAFVHLGPSETGWGSVTRKAPEEVLRSAAVPDFKFRLVDA
- a CDS encoding DUF2232 domain-containing protein gives rise to the protein MPDKSVFSLQNIGVSILAGLAAATIALVVTRGGVGGLIFAHLAPLPILIVAFGFGIIHGATSAILATLILSIYPHPIVGMGYGLLVAGPAWLAAYAASGAPRGGRDLIRANFSSWACLAAGGAIAFAVILWLVVASVSNGSLDEALNPIRARAFILLDNMRRDQQLPESLNPTELSGQVALAVPAFLAGYGLFVHVANIWLGAAIARASGLLTRPWPDIAMEFRLPRSVGGLFLTGLALTFFPGPSGAIGLVLAATMGMLLMLQGLAVVHIFVRGSKSSALVLAILYFMLGFLGWPIVPLTVLGGADTIFNYRDRKTAAAPENPAKSD
- a CDS encoding copper resistance CopC family protein → MMLPQTVAIAALALAATQVSALAHAYLIDSVPAKRQEVMHPLSRIKLAFSATADAHFSVVKLTDDKGAVIAETTQQTASREMTLPAPALKPGPYQIRYRVLSTDGDIVEGKVDFVVRAAADPARDFQDERPQS